In the Dioscorea cayenensis subsp. rotundata cultivar TDr96_F1 chromosome 12, TDr96_F1_v2_PseudoChromosome.rev07_lg8_w22 25.fasta, whole genome shotgun sequence genome, one interval contains:
- the LOC120273035 gene encoding uncharacterized protein At4g28440-like yields MATASAQGPTTKRKPIFTKVDQLKPGTNGHTLTLKVLSSKPVPQKIRPATSQLRQTRIAECVVGDETGTIIFTARNDQVDLMKPDGTVIVRNAKIDMFKGSMRLAVDKWGRVEVTEPATFTVKEDNNLSLVEYELVNVVEE; encoded by the exons ATGGCGACGGCTTCAGCGCAGGGGCCAACGACGAAGAGGAAGCCAATCTTCACCAAGGTCGATCAGCTCAAGCCTGGAACCAATGGCCACACGCTCACGCTTAAGGTTCTCAGCTCCAAGCCGGTGCCGCAGAAGATCCGCCCCGCTACCTCCCAACTCCGCCAAACCCGCATCGCCGAGTGCGTCGTCGGAGACGAGACCGGAACCATCATCTTCACCGCCCGGAACGACCAAG TTGATTTAATGAAGCCAGACGGCACTGTGATTGTCCGCAACGCAAAGATCGACATGTTCAAGGGATCAATGAGGTTGGCAGTCGACAAATGGGGTCGTGTCGAGGTTACTGAACCTGCTACCTTTACAGTAAAAGAAGACAACAATCTGTCTCTGGTGGAATATGAGCTGGTTAATGTCGTCGAAGAATGA
- the LOC120273009 gene encoding pectinesterase inhibitor 6-like translates to MASSNILLILFSITIMLYMAYGQGHDYLKKVCSVTRYQSLCIHSLSHFSSPASHSPSGWARAAVSVTLAETQEAGQYLVKLKTGGGGVRMRGRARLALSDCVECFSDAVSLLHSALGEMRSLERETFASQISNVETWLSAALTNQNTCIDGFQEFKVGPQVRMITSKVLNTTHFTSNALALVNKLASSGQSG, encoded by the coding sequence ATGGCAAGCTCAAACATACTCCTCATTCTCTTCTCCATAACCATTATGTTGTACATGGCATATGGACAGGGCCATGACTACCTAAAGAAAGTATGCAGCGTAACTCGATACCAGTCACTCTGCATTCACTCCCTATCACACTTCTCAAGCCCTGCTAGTCACTCCCCGTCCGGGTGGGCTCGGGCGGCAGTATCAGTCACACTTGCAGAAACACAAGAAGCAGGACAGTACCTGGTAAAGCTCAAGACTGGAGGTGGTGGAGTACGGATGAGAGGACGGGCGAGGCTTGCACTATCTGATTGTGTTGAGTGCTTCAGTGATGCAGTGTCCCTGCTCCATAGCGCTCTTGGAGAGATGCGAAGCCTTGAGCGAGAAACATTTGCCTCACAGATAAGTAATGTGGAGACGTGGTTGAGCGCCGCACTGACAAACCAGAACACTTGCATTGATGGTTTTCAGGAGTTCAAGGTTGGGCCTCAAGTGAGAATGATCACAAGCAAGGTGTTGAACACCACTCACTTCACTAGTAATGCATTGGCGCTTGTTAACAAGCTTGCATCCTCTGGTCAAAGTGGCTAA
- the LOC120273008 gene encoding protein ROOT PRIMORDIUM DEFECTIVE 1 yields the protein MLGLLNECRKWTALGKFKAEILQLVSLPKLNGVVHFGPFNCNLQRRWKKPVDSAQTRLENRTRDLRLDKLRSQLKKLSLVLKVQELILKQRGQYISVQLLSKWKNIIGINIGIGVFLRKYPHIFELYTHPVKRNLCCKVSQKMLDLIEEEIGIIKESEVETIQRLKKLLLMSTSGALHIHALWLIRRQLGLPDDFRKSVLPRYPVDFNIVFPDIITLASKDDCLVEATVENWREKEYREKWLSEFETNFAFPIQFPTGFKIEKGFREKLKNWQRLPYLKPYEKKDVIRPRTCGGAERFEKRTVGILHELLSLTVEKMIEVEQLAHFRKDFNMEINMRELLLKHPGIFYISTKGNTLTVFLREAYSKGCLVEPNPIYTVRRKMLDLVLLGCRNTDQMQLFQELEDGCNEKINHELASGSCDGDWVIPILESCDERQYNRSVGNITDLSEDAEY from the coding sequence ATGTTGGGGTTGTTAAATGAATGCCGTAAATGGACGGCATTGGGAAAGTTTAAAGCAGAAATCTTGCAGTTAGTTTCTTTGCCCAAGTTGAATGGGGTTGTCCATTTTGGGCCATTTAACTGTAACTTGCAGAGAAGGTGGAAGAAGCCTGTGGATTCTGCACAAACTCGTTTAGAGAATAGAACAAGAGATCTCAGGCTTGACAAGCTTAGGAGCCAACTAAAGAAGTTGAGCTTAGTCCTCAAAGTGCAAGAATTGATCTTGAAGCAGAGAGGTCAATACATTTCTGTTCAGTTGCTCTCGAAGTGGAAAAACATAATTGGAATAAATATAGGGATTGGTGTTTTTCTTCGGAAGTACCCTCACATTTTTGAGTTGTATACCCATCCTGTTAAAAGAAATCTCTGTTGTAAAGTTAGTCAAAAGATgcttgatttgattgaagaggAAATTGGGATCATAAAAGAGTCTGAAGTAGAGACCATTCAAAGATTGAAGAAGCTCCTTTTGATGTCAACAAGCGGGGCATTGCACATCCATGCCTTATGGCTCATAAGAAGGCAGCTAGGTTTGCCTGATGATTTCAGGAAGTCTGTCCTTCCTAGGTATCCAGTTGATTTCAACATTGTTTTCCCTGATATTATAACCTTGGCCTCAAAAGATGACTGTTTGGTTGAGGCAACAGTTGAAAACTGGAGGGAGAAAGAGTATAGAGAAAAATGGCTAAGCGAGTTTGAGACCAATTTTGCATTTCCAATTCAGTTTCCAACAGGCTTTAAGATTGAAAAAGGGTTTAGAGAAAAGTTGAAGAATTGGCAAAGGCTTCCTTATTTAAAACCTTATGAGAAAAAGGATGTCATTCGACCACGCACTTGTGGTGGAGCTGAGCGTTTTGAAAAGCGTACAGTTGGTATTCTTCATGAACTTTTGAGCTTGACAGTAGAAAAAATGATTGAAGTTGAACAGTTGGCGCACTTCCGGAAGGATTTCAACATGGAAATCAATATGAGAGAGCTTTTGCTTAAACATCCTGGGATATTTTATATCTCAACCAAAGGGAACACACTAACTGTATTTCTCAGAGAGGCGTATAGTAAAGGTTGCCTTGTTGAGCCAAACCCCATCTATACTGTTCGACGGAAAATGCTAGATCTTGTCTTGTTAGGATGTCGAAACACTGATCAAATGCAACTTTTCCAGGAGCTAGAGGATGGGTGTAATGAGAAGATCAACCATGAGTTGGCCAGTGGTTCATGTGATGGAGATTGGGTTATTCCAATTTTGGAAAGTTGTGATGAAAGGCAGTACAATAGAAGTGTTGGCAACATAACAGATCTATCCGAAGATGctgaatattaa
- the LOC120273755 gene encoding uncharacterized protein LOC120273755: MGESSSTMESIREWVVEHKLRAVGCLWLSGIGGSIAYNWSRPNMKPSVKIIHARLHAQALTLAALAGAAVVEYYDHKSGKGSKVNKYAQQFLVMDPQTRKRLNLLFFFRINYSMRYIT, translated from the exons ATGGGAGAGAGCTCAAGCACGATGGAATCGATCAGAGAGTGGGTTGTGGAGCATAAGCTTAGAGCTGTTG GATGCCTTTGGTTGAGTGGGATTGGAGGATCTATCGCTTACAACTGGTCTCGTCCCAATATGAAGCCCAGTGTGAAGATCATCCATGCAAG GTTACATGCTCAGGCTCTTACATTAGCTGCATTAGCTGGAGCTGCTGTGGTGGAGTATTATGACCATAAATCAGGAAAAGGATCGAAAGTGAACAAATATGCACAGCAGTTTCTAGTTATGGATCCTCAAACACGAAAAAGATTAAACCTTTTATTCTTCTTCAGAATCAATTACAGCATGAGATATATCACATAA
- the LOC120274145 gene encoding phytochrome A-associated F-box protein — protein MSQTSSSSSSSSPAMESFGAFVVLSEDLVLKILAKLEADPRDWARISCVSSRFSTLVSNVCCRSKCTRSIPSVVSDLVPLSPSSPDPPGGWASLHKLSVCCPGLLHAGVLLEHSDFGLELEIGPDLPFLPRNKPQAPPLPSDPSSASSSWSLFDDLYLDTVYDVSESQIPPAPQPPADAVVQAPCRKRKRQLSGHVDSHLASGVWNLSREQGNKLLASRFRGDCLYICDWPGCLHVEEKRNYMLFRGVFKDFKRSRVWRTINDGNRSKIDLCCAFCACKETWDLHSAFCLRRVFGFHDDGEPVVRAYVCENGHVSGAWTERPMYT, from the coding sequence atgtctcaaacttcatcttcatcgtcttcGTCTTCGCCGGCGATGGAGAGCTTCGGAGCTTTCGTCGTTCTCTCCGAAGATCTCGTACTCAAGATCCTCGCCAAGCTCGAAGCCGACCCACGCGATTGGGCTCGCATCTCTTGCGTCTCCTCCCGCTTCTCCACCCTCGTCTCCAACGTCTGCTGCCGCTCCAAGTGCACTCGTTCCATCCCTTCCGTCGTCTCCGACCTCGTCCCTCTCTCACCTTCATCTCCTGACCCTCCCGGTGGCTGGGCATCTCTCCACAAGCTCTCCGTCTGCTGTCCTGGCCTCCTCCATGCCGGCGTCCTTCTCGAGCACTCTGACTTCGGCCTTGAGCTTGAGATCGGCCCCGATCTCCCTTTTCTCCCACGGAATAAGCCTCAGGCTCCCCCTCTCCCTTCTGATCCTTCATCTGCCTCCTCTTCTTGGTCTCTCTTCGATGATCTCTATTTGGACACCGTCTACGACGTCTCGGAGTCTCAGATCCCGCCTGCTCCTCAACCTCCTGCCGATGCCGTTGTTCAAGCCCCGTGTAGGAAACGAAAGCGCCAGCTTTCCGGCCATGTTGATTCTCACTTGGCCTCCGGTGTCTGGAATCTCAGCCGCGAGCAAGGGAACAAGCTTCTCGCCAGTAGGTTCAGAGGTGATTGCTTGTACATCTGTGATTGGCCTGGTTGTCTCCATGTAGAGGAGAAGCGGAATTACATGCTTTTCAGGGGTGTTTTCAAGGATTTCAAGCggtctagggtttggaggacgATCAATGATGGGAATCGCAGCAAGATTGATCTTTGCTGTGCTTTTTGTGCTTGCAAAGAGACTTGGGACTTGCATTCTGCGTTTTGCTTGAGAAGGGTGTTTGGTTTCCATGACGATGGAGAGCCTGTTGTTCGTGCGTATGTTTGTGAGAATGGCCATGTCTCTGGGGCATGGACGGAGAGACCAATGTACACCTAA
- the LOC120273879 gene encoding NADH dehydrogenase [ubiquinone] iron-sulfur protein 5-B-like, whose amino-acid sequence MASGWGISGNKGRCYDFWNDFSECMSRCREPKDCKLLREDYFECLHHSKEFQRRNRIYKEEQRQIRAAAQKAKEGEGVAATSHH is encoded by the exons ATGGCTTCCGGGTGGGGAATCTCCGGGAACAAGGGCCGGTGCTACGACTTCTGGAACGATTTCAGCGAGTGTATGTCTCGATGCCGTGAGCCGAAGGACTGCAAGCTCCTCCGTGAGGACTATTTTGAGTGCCTTCATCATTCCAAGGAG TTCCAAAGAAGGAATAGGATTTATAAAGAAGAGCAACGTCAGATAAGAGCAGCCGCACAGAAGGCCAAGGAGGGGGAAGGAGTTGCAGCAACATCCCACCATtag